One Brassica napus cultivar Da-Ae chromosome A5, Da-Ae, whole genome shotgun sequence DNA window includes the following coding sequences:
- the LOC106449541 gene encoding uncharacterized protein LOC106449541 isoform X3 has protein sequence MGQNYSYTQPSSSDEYDLTSLLEAEAALYAEEAESSYNIGEPVQCPPQPFQYLCGGHTNAEEMRAFERQLSLLKDQVRESDQKLAKLEKTLCDELCKKTSWVTILGVSLLLSLLLLIAVIILGASKDSRRVSDVETVFKVPQ, from the exons ATGGGACAAAACTATAGCTACACCCAGCCTTCCTCATCAGACGAGTATGACTTGACCTCACTTCTTGAAGCTGAAGCGGCTTTGTACGCTGAAGAAGCTGAGAGTAGCTACAACATTGGTGAGCCTGTTCAGTGCCCACCTCAGCCGTTTCAGTACTTATGCGGGGGACATACAAATGCGGAGGAGATGCGTGCCTTTGAGAGACAACTTAGTCTTCTCAAGGATCAAGTTCGTGAGAGTGACCAGAAGCTGGCTAAGCtcgagaagaccctgtgtgatGAGTTATGCAAGAAGACATCATGGGTTACAATTCTTGGAGTTTCTCTTCTGCTGAGCCTTTTACTTTTAATAGCGGTGATAATTCTTGGAG CTTCGAAGGATAGTAGAAGAGTATCTGACGTGGAGACTGTCTTTAAG GTTCCGCAGTAA
- the LOC106449541 gene encoding uncharacterized protein LOC106449541 isoform X2 codes for MGQNYSYTQPSSSDEYDLTSLLEAEAALYAEEAESSYNIGEPVQCPPQPFQYLCGGHTNAEEMRAFERQLSLLKDQVRESDQKLAKLEKTLCDELCKKTSWVTILGVSLLLSLLLLIAVIILGGTASKDSRRVSDVETVFKVPQ; via the exons ATGGGACAAAACTATAGCTACACCCAGCCTTCCTCATCAGACGAGTATGACTTGACCTCACTTCTTGAAGCTGAAGCGGCTTTGTACGCTGAAGAAGCTGAGAGTAGCTACAACATTGGTGAGCCTGTTCAGTGCCCACCTCAGCCGTTTCAGTACTTATGCGGGGGACATACAAATGCGGAGGAGATGCGTGCCTTTGAGAGACAACTTAGTCTTCTCAAGGATCAAGTTCGTGAGAGTGACCAGAAGCTGGCTAAGCtcgagaagaccctgtgtgatGAGTTATGCAAGAAGACATCATGGGTTACAATTCTTGGAGTTTCTCTTCTGCTGAGCCTTTTACTTTTAATAGCGGTGATAATTCTTGGAG GAACAGCTTCGAAGGATAGTAGAAGAGTATCTGACGTGGAGACTGTCTTTAAG GTTCCGCAGTAA
- the LOC106449541 gene encoding glutathione S-transferase T3-like isoform X1 has translation MNNSSGFRNLLYSQCPIELDSPEQVWFGSQPPEPVGSGSQAPVGESGEPVVESAIKERRKWSQQEDLILIGAWLNTSKDAVKNTEQKAGAFWKRIIDYYNASPLLVGTIPRELTPAKQRWARINADVSKFVGCYDQAMREQKSSENDDDLMKAALDYYFKDQGHKFGMEHAWRELRHDQKWCSSCKDSGKDKRKHVLEVDIDEEEGRPVGVKAAKAASKKKKSGKEEELSRLQTIMEIKQKLSNQKLLDRLLAKKVPLTEMETSLKLKLMSEML, from the coding sequence ATGAATAACAGCAGTGGTTTCCGAAACCTACTGTATAGTCAATGTCCCATAGAACTTGATTCACCCGAACAAGTTTGGTTCGGTAGCCAACCACCTGAGCCTGTTGGGTCCGGTAGCCAAGCTCCTGTTGGCGAGTCTGGTGAGCCGGTTGTCGAGTCTGCTATCAAAGAGAGGAGGAAATGGTCCCAGCAAGAGGATTTAATACTGATTGGTGCTTGGCTCAACACAAGTAAAGATGCAGTTAAAAATACTGAGCAGAAAGCTGGTGCATTCTGGAAGAGGATCATCGACTACTACAATGCAAGCCCTCTTCTGGTGGGGACAATTCCGAGAGAGCTTACTCCAGCCAAGCAGCGGTGGGCTAGGATTAACGCAGATGTCTCCAAGTTCGTTGGTTGCTATGACCAGGCTATGAGGGAGCAGAAAAGCAGTGAAAACGATGATGATCTGATGAAAGCCGCACTAGACTACTACTTCAAGGATCAAGGCCACAAGTTCGGCATGGAACACGCCTGGAGGGAACTGAGGCATGACCAGAAATGGTGCTCATCATGTAAAGACAGTGGGAAAGATAAGCGCAAACATGTCTTGGAGGTTGATATAGACGAGGAAGAGGGCAGACCGGTCGGGGTCAAGGCAGCGAAAGCTGcttctaagaagaagaagagtgggaAAGAAGAGGAGTTGTCGCGTTTACAAACCATCATGGAGATTAAACAGAAACTATCTAACCAGAAACTTCTCGATCGTTTATTAGCCAAAAAAGTGCCATTAACTGAGATGGAAACATCACTTAAGCTCAAGCTAATGTCTGAAATGTTATGA